One Micropterus dolomieu isolate WLL.071019.BEF.003 ecotype Adirondacks linkage group LG23, ASM2129224v1, whole genome shotgun sequence DNA window includes the following coding sequences:
- the si:rp71-1d10.8 gene encoding MFS-type transporter clz9: MPSRNHLDKIGRKKKKKWTEEAMERALIEVKSGRCTVRQAAKEFGVPKSSLGDRVSGRVTPGSRSGPAQLITSADEELLVEFSLYMSKHGFPLTKQQLVSFASSIYKRQHRRVAFSKLGQTWWLNFRKRQEKNIAIQPADNVVRGRTACVRKEAVDQFINLLNTVVDARGLRHKPHQIFNCNETGFQLGRKRVILPKSASLGYKPTPGLRDHISVLACFSAAGEDIPPFIVYSKAYPGGVCYKTQGPPNALYGWSDSGCINSELFKKWFLKHFLLHAPKERPLLLIFDGHKSAVNLEVVEAARKEDVILLCLPPHCSHILQPLDAGLFVLLKQRFAALAGDGCATDTHFAVSKKEFSGVFKGTYQVVKEEEGIRTVKEGFRKCGIYPLDHFTITEGHLMPSHSMGPAAGPSLSTSVQGVHTVGDLTVAGPSSELITTQEYRAAVIQDHLTKPK; the protein is encoded by the coding sequence ATGCCATCAAGAAATCATCTTGACAAGATcgggaggaagaagaagaagaagtggacAGAGGAGGCCATGGAGCGTGCACTAATCGAGGTAAAGTCGGGAAGGTGCACGGTGAGACAGGCTGCCAAGGAGTTTGGAGTCCCTAAATCTTCACTGGGGGACAGAGTCAGTGGACGGGTGACACCAGGGAGTCGCAGCGGGCCCGCTCAGCTTATAACATCTGCAGACGAGGAGCTGTTAGTGGAGTTCTCTTTATACATGTCCAAGCATGGATTCCCACTGACTAAACAACAGCTGGTGTCCTTTGCTTCATCCATTTATAAGCGGCAGCACCGGAGGGTGGCATTTTCTAAACTAGGCCAGACCTGGTGGCTCAATTTTAGAAAACGGCAAGAAAAGAATATTGCCATTCAGCCAGCAGACAATGTTGTCCGTGGGAGGACCGCATGTGTGAGGAAGGAAGCAGTGGATcagtttattaatttattgaaCACTGTCGTGGATGCTCGTGGGCTCAGACACAAGCCTCACCAAATCTTTAACTGCAATGAAACAGGCTTCCAGCTGGGCAGGAAGAGAGTGATTCTCCCCAAATCTGCCAGTCTGGGCTACAAGCCAACACCAGGCTTGAGAGACCACATCTCCGTCCTGGCTTGCTTTAGCGCAGCTGGAGAGGACATTCCCCCATTTATTGTCTACTCAAAGGCCTATCCAGGGGGAGTATGTTACAAGACACAAGGACCTCCAAATGCCCTCTATGGATGGTCAGATTCGGGCTGTATCAACTCAGAGCTTTTTAAGAAATGGTTTCTCAAACACTTTCTCCTGCACGCACCGAAGGAGCGTCCGCTGCTGCTGATTTTTGACGGACACAAGTCTGCTGTGAACCTTGAGGTGGTGGAAGCAGCTCGTAAAGAGGACGTCATCCTTCTGTGCCTTCCGCCTCATTGCTCTCACATCCTGCAGCCACTCGACGCTGGTCTCTTTGTTCTCCTGAAGCAGCGTTTTGCAGCCCTCGCAGGTGATGGTTGTGCCACTGATACTCACTTCGCAGTCAGTAAGAAGGAGTTCTCAGGTGTATTTAAAGGGACGTATCAGGtagtgaaggaggaggagggcattAGGACTGTGAAAGAAGGCTTCAGGAAATGTGGCATCTACCCACTGGACCACTTCACCATCACAGAGGGTCATTTAATGCCATCGCACAGCATGGGCCCAGCAGCTGGACCCTCCTTGTCCACATCAGTACAGGGTGTGCACACTGTAGGAGACCTCACAGTTGCTGGACCCTCCTCCGAACTCATTACTACCCAAGAATATCGGGCAGCTGTCATTCAGGATCATTTAACTAAACCTAAATGA
- the plp1b gene encoding proteolipid protein 1b isoform X2 gives MGCYDCCIRCIGAVPYPSLVATLLCYAGMAMFCGCGHEALTQTEVLVETYFARNVQDFVVMASFIKYFQYVIYGLASFFFLYGILLLAEGFYTTSAVKQTFGEFRSTQCGRCLSLTFIIVTYILAFIWLAVFAFTAIPVFFLFNMEQTCHDINILAETTPSINQHGWICMDARQYGLLPWNAMPGKVCGMTLASICKTSEFYVTYDLYIAAFAGAGVTLLALFLYMIATTYNYAVLRFLGRKGVR, from the exons ATGG GTTGTTATGATTGCTGTATCCGGTGCATTGGGGCAGTGCCCTACCCATCCCTGGTGGCCACCTTGCTGTGCTATGCTGGCATGGCAATGTTTTGTGGCTGTGGGCACGAAGCTTTGACCCAGACCGAAGTCCTGGTTGAGACTTACTTCGCCCGCAACGTTCAGGACTTTGTGGTTATGGCCTCCTT TATCAAATACTTCCAGTATGTGATCTATGGCCTAGCATCATTTTTCTTCCTCTATGGTATCCTGCTGCTGGCCGAGGGTTTCTACACCACAAGCGCTGTCAAGCAGACCTTTGGGGAATTCAGGAGCACCCAATGCGGCCGCTGCCTCAGCCTGACG TTTATCATAGTGACGTACATCTTGGCCTTCATCTGGCTGGCAGTGTTTGCCTTCACTGCTATCCCAGTCTTCTTCTTGTTCAACATGGAGCAGACCTGCCACGACATCAACATCCTGGCTGAAACAACCCCCAGCATTAATCAGCACGGCTGGATTTGCATGGACGCCAGGCAGTATG GTCTACTCCCTTGGAATGCAATGCCAGGCAAGGTTTGTGGAATGACCTTGGCATCTATTTGCAAAACCAGCGAA TTCTACGTCACCTATGACTTGTACATAGCTGCATTTGCTGGTGCCGGGGTCACTCTCTTAGCACTG TTTCTGTATATGATTGCCACCACCTACAACTATGCAGTTTTGCGGTTCTTGGGCAGGAAAGGTGTCCGCTAA
- the nlgn3b gene encoding neuroligin-3b isoform X3 encodes MMPIWFTYNLDTVATYIQDQSEDCLYLNIYAPTEDGSQHKKKGAAFSHAETHISEDIRDSEARPVMVYIHGGSYMEGTGNMMDGSVLASYGNVVVVTLNYRIGILGFLSTGDQAAKGNYGLLDQIQALRWISKNIGYFGGDPGRITVFGSGIGASCVSLLTLSHHSEGLFHRAIIQSGSALSSWAVNYQPVKYTRMLAERVGCNVLDTVDMVSCLQKKSAKELVEQDIQPARYRVAFGPVIDGDVIPDDPEILMEQGEFLNYDIMLGVNQGEGLRFVENVMDLEDGVSGNDFDFAVSDFVDSLYGYPEGKDTLRETIKFMYTDWADKDNPETRRKTLVALFTDHQWVEPSVVTADLHARYGSPTYFYAFYHHCQSLMKPVWSDSAHGDEVPYVFGIPMVGPTDLFPCNFSRNDIMLSAVVMTYWTNFAKSGDPNKPVPQDTKFIHTKANRFEEVAWSKYDPYDQLYLHIGLKPRIRDHYRATKVAFWKHLVPHLYNLHDMFHYSSTTTKVTPLDPTQSNGKRSGSTGRPPVSTAHNDGEGGREMGPLIMPNPRDYSTELSVTIAVGASLLFLNVLAFAALYYRKDKRSRQDTSQQPSPQRDSKGNNVSHTTTIDESLSSQQRNQCEALHNPLHVSPSMDYPLSQRRSPDDIPLMTPNNITMIPNSLMGLSNMSPYSTFPAGYSSAGLPSTHSTTRV; translated from the exons ATGATGCCCATATGGTTCACATATAACCTGGACACAGTGGCCACATACATTCAGGATCAGAGTGAGGACTGTTTATATCTAAACATCTACGCTCCGACAGAGGATG GGAGCCAACACAAGAAAAAGGGGGCGGCTTTCTCACATGCTGAGACTCATATATCTGAAG ATATAAGGGACTCTGAAGCTCGTCCTGTGATGGTCTACATTCATGGGGGCTCCTATATGGAGGGTACTGGGAACATGATGGACGGCAGCGTGCTGGCCAGTTATGGGAATGTTGTTGTCGTTACGCTCAACTACAGAATTGGAATATTAG GCTTCCTCAGTACTGGTGACCAAGCAGCAAAAGGAAACTACGGACTCCTGGATCAGATTCAAGCTCTCCGTTGGATCAGTAAGAACATCGGTTACTTTGGAGGGGACCCAGGTCGCATCACAGTATTTGGATCTGGAATCGGCGCTTCCTGTGTCAGTCTGCTAACTCTTTCCCACCACTCAGAGG GTTTGTTTCACAGAGCCATCATTCAAAGCGGTTCAGCCCTGTCCAGCTGGGCTGTCAACTACCAACCAGTCAAGTACACCCGCATGCTGGCCGAGAGGGTTGGCTGCAACGTGCTGGACACCGTGGACATGGTCTCCTGCCTGCAGAAGAAGAGTGCAAAGGAGCTGGTGGAGCAAGACATCCAGCCTGCCCGATACCGCGTGGCTTTCGGTCCTGTCATTGACGGAGATGTCATCCCGGACGACCCAGAGATCCTGATGGAGCAGGGCGAGTTCCTTAACTATGATATAATGCTGGGTGTCAATCAGGGAGAGGGACTGCGCTTTGTGGAGAACGTGATGGACCTGGAGGACGGTGTGTCCGGCAACGATTTTGACTTTGCTGTGTCAGACTTTGTTGATAGTTTGTATGGCTACCCAGAAGGGAAGGACACACTGAGGGAGACAATTAAATTCATGTACACAGACTGGGCTGACAAGGACAACCCGGAGACCAGGAGGAAGACCCTGGTGGCTCTCTTCACCGACCACCAATGGGTGGAGCCCTCGGTGGTGACGGCTGACCTACATGCCCGCTACGGCTCGCCTACATACTTCTACGCCTTCTACCACCACTGCCAGAGCCTCATGAAGCCAGTGTGGTCAGACTCAGCGCACGGAGATGAGGTGCCTTATGTGTTTGGCATCCCTATGGTGGGTCCAACTGACCTGTTCCCCTGTAACTTCTCCCGGAACGACATCATGCTCAGTGCTGTAGTTATGACTTATTGGACCAACTTCGCCAAGAGTGG GGATCCTAACAAGCCAGTGCCACAGGACACCAAGTTCATCCACACTAAGGCCAACCGCTTCGAGGAGGTGGCCTGGTCCAAGTATGACCCCTACGACCAGCTGTACTTGCACATTGGCCTGAAGCCTCGTATCCGTGATCACTACCGCGCCACCAAGGTGGCCTTCTGGAAACACCTGGTGCCCCATCTCTACAACCTCCACGACATGTTCCACTattcctccaccaccaccaaggTCACCCCGCTGGACCCCACCCAATCCAACGGTAAGAGGTCCGGCAGCACCGGCCGGCCTCCAGTATCCACTGCCCACAACGACGGTGAAGGGGGGAGGGAGATGGGTCCTCTGATCATGCCAAACCCGAGAGATTACTCTACAGAGCTCAGCGTCACCATTGCTGTTGGGGCGTCACTGCTGTTCCTCAACGTCCTGGCCTTCGCCGCTCTGTACTACCGCAAGGACAAGCGCAGTCGGCAGGACACGTCCCAGCAGCCCAGTCCCCAGCGTGACAGCAAAGGCAACAACGTGAGCCACACCACCACTATAGACGAGTCCCTGTCGTCCCAGCAGAGGAACCAGTGTGAGGCCCTTCACAATCCTCTTCACGTCTCACCCAGCATGGACTACCCACTCAGCCAGCGCCGCTCCCCTGATGACATCCCTCTGATGACCCCCAACAACATCACCATGATCCCCAATTCCTTGATGGGCCTCTCCAACATGAGTCCATACAGCACCTTCCCTGCTGGTTACAGCTCGGCAGGCCTGCCCAGCACCCACTCTACCACACGGGTATAG
- the si:dkey-125i10.3 gene encoding zinc finger protein 185 — MHSIEPTTRTAAEAAPKPLKDPKQSLTKDTKLNQQSDNTNNSEMFQKPVEELEPTQTRNKTRHSKDVCSFCDKIIEGYVKIKFSEPLVQCHPDCLKCGVCAKALGDMLTPMFLLNQVIQCDGCFAKALRPKA, encoded by the exons ATGCACAGCATTGAGCCAACAACTAGGACTGCAGCTGAAGCTGCTCCTAAACCTCTGAAAGATCCAAAACAATCTCTCACCAAGGATACAAAACTGAACCAACAGTCTGATAATACCAACAA CTCTGAAATGTTTCAAAAGCCCGTGGAGGAGCTGGAGCCCACACAAACTCGGAATAAGACCAG GCATAGCAAAGATGTTTGTTCATTCTGTGACAAAATAATTGAGGGATATGTCAAGATCAAATTCAGTGAACCTCTGGTGCAGTGCCACCCTGACTGTCTAAAG TGTGGTGTGTGCGCTAAGGCCCTGGGAGATATGCTGACCCCCATGTTTTTGCTTAACCAAGTGATCCAATGTGATGGCTGCTTTGCAAAAGCTCTAAGACCTAAAGCCTAA
- the nlgn3b gene encoding neuroligin-3b isoform X1 — translation MWLATFRDHLLPAHLLHQQGTVTITHCALLWWILCSCWSFTKATSQKFYPTVTTQFGKLRGLRVPVPSEVLRPVDQYLGVPYAAPPVGEKRFMPPEQPSSWSGIKNATHFMPVCPQNIHNTVPEIMMPIWFTYNLDTVATYIQDQSEDCLYLNIYAPTEDGSQHKKKGAAFSHAETHISEDIRDSEARPVMVYIHGGSYMEGTGNMMDGSVLASYGNVVVVTLNYRIGILGFLSTGDQAAKGNYGLLDQIQALRWISKNIGYFGGDPGRITVFGSGIGASCVSLLTLSHHSEGLFHRAIIQSGSALSSWAVNYQPVKYTRMLAERVGCNVLDTVDMVSCLQKKSAKELVEQDIQPARYRVAFGPVIDGDVIPDDPEILMEQGEFLNYDIMLGVNQGEGLRFVENVMDLEDGVSGNDFDFAVSDFVDSLYGYPEGKDTLRETIKFMYTDWADKDNPETRRKTLVALFTDHQWVEPSVVTADLHARYGSPTYFYAFYHHCQSLMKPVWSDSAHGDEVPYVFGIPMVGPTDLFPCNFSRNDIMLSAVVMTYWTNFAKSGDPNKPVPQDTKFIHTKANRFEEVAWSKYDPYDQLYLHIGLKPRIRDHYRATKVAFWKHLVPHLYNLHDMFHYSSTTTKVTPLDPTQSNGKRSGSTGRPPVSTAHNDGEGGREMGPLIMPNPRDYSTELSVTIAVGASLLFLNVLAFAALYYRKDKRSRQDTSQQPSPQRDSKGNNVSHTTTIDESLSSQQRNQCEALHNPLHVSPSMDYPLSQRRSPDDIPLMTPNNITMIPNSLMGLSNMSPYSTFPAGYSSAGLPSTHSTTRV, via the exons ATGTGGCTGGCTACATTCAGAGACCATCTGTTGCCTGCACACCTGCTACATCAGCAAGGGACTGTAACCATCACCCACTGTGCTCTTCTTTGGTGGATATTATGTTCCTGCTGGTCATTCACCAAGGCAACAAGCCAGAAATTCTACCCAACAGTGACCACCCAGTTTGGGAAACTGCGAGGCCTCAGGGTTCCAGTGCCCAGCGAGGTCCTGAGGCCCGTTGATCAGTATCTGGGGGTCCCCTATGCTGCCCCACCTGTGGGTGAGAAGCGCTTCATGCCCCCAGAGCAGCCCTCCTCTTGGTCAGGTATCAAGAATGCTACCCACTTCATGCCTGTGTGCCCTCagaacatccacaacaccgtgcCAGAGATCATGATGCCCATATGGTTCACATATAACCTGGACACAGTGGCCACATACATTCAGGATCAGAGTGAGGACTGTTTATATCTAAACATCTACGCTCCGACAGAGGATG GGAGCCAACACAAGAAAAAGGGGGCGGCTTTCTCACATGCTGAGACTCATATATCTGAAG ATATAAGGGACTCTGAAGCTCGTCCTGTGATGGTCTACATTCATGGGGGCTCCTATATGGAGGGTACTGGGAACATGATGGACGGCAGCGTGCTGGCCAGTTATGGGAATGTTGTTGTCGTTACGCTCAACTACAGAATTGGAATATTAG GCTTCCTCAGTACTGGTGACCAAGCAGCAAAAGGAAACTACGGACTCCTGGATCAGATTCAAGCTCTCCGTTGGATCAGTAAGAACATCGGTTACTTTGGAGGGGACCCAGGTCGCATCACAGTATTTGGATCTGGAATCGGCGCTTCCTGTGTCAGTCTGCTAACTCTTTCCCACCACTCAGAGG GTTTGTTTCACAGAGCCATCATTCAAAGCGGTTCAGCCCTGTCCAGCTGGGCTGTCAACTACCAACCAGTCAAGTACACCCGCATGCTGGCCGAGAGGGTTGGCTGCAACGTGCTGGACACCGTGGACATGGTCTCCTGCCTGCAGAAGAAGAGTGCAAAGGAGCTGGTGGAGCAAGACATCCAGCCTGCCCGATACCGCGTGGCTTTCGGTCCTGTCATTGACGGAGATGTCATCCCGGACGACCCAGAGATCCTGATGGAGCAGGGCGAGTTCCTTAACTATGATATAATGCTGGGTGTCAATCAGGGAGAGGGACTGCGCTTTGTGGAGAACGTGATGGACCTGGAGGACGGTGTGTCCGGCAACGATTTTGACTTTGCTGTGTCAGACTTTGTTGATAGTTTGTATGGCTACCCAGAAGGGAAGGACACACTGAGGGAGACAATTAAATTCATGTACACAGACTGGGCTGACAAGGACAACCCGGAGACCAGGAGGAAGACCCTGGTGGCTCTCTTCACCGACCACCAATGGGTGGAGCCCTCGGTGGTGACGGCTGACCTACATGCCCGCTACGGCTCGCCTACATACTTCTACGCCTTCTACCACCACTGCCAGAGCCTCATGAAGCCAGTGTGGTCAGACTCAGCGCACGGAGATGAGGTGCCTTATGTGTTTGGCATCCCTATGGTGGGTCCAACTGACCTGTTCCCCTGTAACTTCTCCCGGAACGACATCATGCTCAGTGCTGTAGTTATGACTTATTGGACCAACTTCGCCAAGAGTGG GGATCCTAACAAGCCAGTGCCACAGGACACCAAGTTCATCCACACTAAGGCCAACCGCTTCGAGGAGGTGGCCTGGTCCAAGTATGACCCCTACGACCAGCTGTACTTGCACATTGGCCTGAAGCCTCGTATCCGTGATCACTACCGCGCCACCAAGGTGGCCTTCTGGAAACACCTGGTGCCCCATCTCTACAACCTCCACGACATGTTCCACTattcctccaccaccaccaaggTCACCCCGCTGGACCCCACCCAATCCAACGGTAAGAGGTCCGGCAGCACCGGCCGGCCTCCAGTATCCACTGCCCACAACGACGGTGAAGGGGGGAGGGAGATGGGTCCTCTGATCATGCCAAACCCGAGAGATTACTCTACAGAGCTCAGCGTCACCATTGCTGTTGGGGCGTCACTGCTGTTCCTCAACGTCCTGGCCTTCGCCGCTCTGTACTACCGCAAGGACAAGCGCAGTCGGCAGGACACGTCCCAGCAGCCCAGTCCCCAGCGTGACAGCAAAGGCAACAACGTGAGCCACACCACCACTATAGACGAGTCCCTGTCGTCCCAGCAGAGGAACCAGTGTGAGGCCCTTCACAATCCTCTTCACGTCTCACCCAGCATGGACTACCCACTCAGCCAGCGCCGCTCCCCTGATGACATCCCTCTGATGACCCCCAACAACATCACCATGATCCCCAATTCCTTGATGGGCCTCTCCAACATGAGTCCATACAGCACCTTCCCTGCTGGTTACAGCTCGGCAGGCCTGCCCAGCACCCACTCTACCACACGGGTATAG
- the plp1b gene encoding proteolipid protein 1b isoform X1 has product MFPVRQPWLCKALGCYDCCIRCIGAVPYPSLVATLLCYAGMAMFCGCGHEALTQTEVLVETYFARNVQDFVVMASFIKYFQYVIYGLASFFFLYGILLLAEGFYTTSAVKQTFGEFRSTQCGRCLSLTFIIVTYILAFIWLAVFAFTAIPVFFLFNMEQTCHDINILAETTPSINQHGWICMDARQYGLLPWNAMPGKVCGMTLASICKTSEFYVTYDLYIAAFAGAGVTLLALFLYMIATTYNYAVLRFLGRKGVR; this is encoded by the exons ATGTTTCCGGTCAGGCAGCCTTGGCTTTGCAAAGCCTTAG GTTGTTATGATTGCTGTATCCGGTGCATTGGGGCAGTGCCCTACCCATCCCTGGTGGCCACCTTGCTGTGCTATGCTGGCATGGCAATGTTTTGTGGCTGTGGGCACGAAGCTTTGACCCAGACCGAAGTCCTGGTTGAGACTTACTTCGCCCGCAACGTTCAGGACTTTGTGGTTATGGCCTCCTT TATCAAATACTTCCAGTATGTGATCTATGGCCTAGCATCATTTTTCTTCCTCTATGGTATCCTGCTGCTGGCCGAGGGTTTCTACACCACAAGCGCTGTCAAGCAGACCTTTGGGGAATTCAGGAGCACCCAATGCGGCCGCTGCCTCAGCCTGACG TTTATCATAGTGACGTACATCTTGGCCTTCATCTGGCTGGCAGTGTTTGCCTTCACTGCTATCCCAGTCTTCTTCTTGTTCAACATGGAGCAGACCTGCCACGACATCAACATCCTGGCTGAAACAACCCCCAGCATTAATCAGCACGGCTGGATTTGCATGGACGCCAGGCAGTATG GTCTACTCCCTTGGAATGCAATGCCAGGCAAGGTTTGTGGAATGACCTTGGCATCTATTTGCAAAACCAGCGAA TTCTACGTCACCTATGACTTGTACATAGCTGCATTTGCTGGTGCCGGGGTCACTCTCTTAGCACTG TTTCTGTATATGATTGCCACCACCTACAACTATGCAGTTTTGCGGTTCTTGGGCAGGAAAGGTGTCCGCTAA
- the nlgn3b gene encoding neuroligin-3b isoform X2, which translates to MWLATFRDHLLPAHLLHQQGTVTITHCALLWWILCSCWSFTKATSQKFYPTVTTQFGKLRGLRVPVPSEVLRPVDQYLGVPYAAPPVGEKRFMPPEQPSSWSGIKNATHFMPVCPQNIHNTVPEIMMPIWFTYNLDTVATYIQDQSEDCLYLNIYAPTEDDIRDSEARPVMVYIHGGSYMEGTGNMMDGSVLASYGNVVVVTLNYRIGILGFLSTGDQAAKGNYGLLDQIQALRWISKNIGYFGGDPGRITVFGSGIGASCVSLLTLSHHSEGLFHRAIIQSGSALSSWAVNYQPVKYTRMLAERVGCNVLDTVDMVSCLQKKSAKELVEQDIQPARYRVAFGPVIDGDVIPDDPEILMEQGEFLNYDIMLGVNQGEGLRFVENVMDLEDGVSGNDFDFAVSDFVDSLYGYPEGKDTLRETIKFMYTDWADKDNPETRRKTLVALFTDHQWVEPSVVTADLHARYGSPTYFYAFYHHCQSLMKPVWSDSAHGDEVPYVFGIPMVGPTDLFPCNFSRNDIMLSAVVMTYWTNFAKSGDPNKPVPQDTKFIHTKANRFEEVAWSKYDPYDQLYLHIGLKPRIRDHYRATKVAFWKHLVPHLYNLHDMFHYSSTTTKVTPLDPTQSNGKRSGSTGRPPVSTAHNDGEGGREMGPLIMPNPRDYSTELSVTIAVGASLLFLNVLAFAALYYRKDKRSRQDTSQQPSPQRDSKGNNVSHTTTIDESLSSQQRNQCEALHNPLHVSPSMDYPLSQRRSPDDIPLMTPNNITMIPNSLMGLSNMSPYSTFPAGYSSAGLPSTHSTTRV; encoded by the exons ATGTGGCTGGCTACATTCAGAGACCATCTGTTGCCTGCACACCTGCTACATCAGCAAGGGACTGTAACCATCACCCACTGTGCTCTTCTTTGGTGGATATTATGTTCCTGCTGGTCATTCACCAAGGCAACAAGCCAGAAATTCTACCCAACAGTGACCACCCAGTTTGGGAAACTGCGAGGCCTCAGGGTTCCAGTGCCCAGCGAGGTCCTGAGGCCCGTTGATCAGTATCTGGGGGTCCCCTATGCTGCCCCACCTGTGGGTGAGAAGCGCTTCATGCCCCCAGAGCAGCCCTCCTCTTGGTCAGGTATCAAGAATGCTACCCACTTCATGCCTGTGTGCCCTCagaacatccacaacaccgtgcCAGAGATCATGATGCCCATATGGTTCACATATAACCTGGACACAGTGGCCACATACATTCAGGATCAGAGTGAGGACTGTTTATATCTAAACATCTACGCTCCGACAGAGGATG ATATAAGGGACTCTGAAGCTCGTCCTGTGATGGTCTACATTCATGGGGGCTCCTATATGGAGGGTACTGGGAACATGATGGACGGCAGCGTGCTGGCCAGTTATGGGAATGTTGTTGTCGTTACGCTCAACTACAGAATTGGAATATTAG GCTTCCTCAGTACTGGTGACCAAGCAGCAAAAGGAAACTACGGACTCCTGGATCAGATTCAAGCTCTCCGTTGGATCAGTAAGAACATCGGTTACTTTGGAGGGGACCCAGGTCGCATCACAGTATTTGGATCTGGAATCGGCGCTTCCTGTGTCAGTCTGCTAACTCTTTCCCACCACTCAGAGG GTTTGTTTCACAGAGCCATCATTCAAAGCGGTTCAGCCCTGTCCAGCTGGGCTGTCAACTACCAACCAGTCAAGTACACCCGCATGCTGGCCGAGAGGGTTGGCTGCAACGTGCTGGACACCGTGGACATGGTCTCCTGCCTGCAGAAGAAGAGTGCAAAGGAGCTGGTGGAGCAAGACATCCAGCCTGCCCGATACCGCGTGGCTTTCGGTCCTGTCATTGACGGAGATGTCATCCCGGACGACCCAGAGATCCTGATGGAGCAGGGCGAGTTCCTTAACTATGATATAATGCTGGGTGTCAATCAGGGAGAGGGACTGCGCTTTGTGGAGAACGTGATGGACCTGGAGGACGGTGTGTCCGGCAACGATTTTGACTTTGCTGTGTCAGACTTTGTTGATAGTTTGTATGGCTACCCAGAAGGGAAGGACACACTGAGGGAGACAATTAAATTCATGTACACAGACTGGGCTGACAAGGACAACCCGGAGACCAGGAGGAAGACCCTGGTGGCTCTCTTCACCGACCACCAATGGGTGGAGCCCTCGGTGGTGACGGCTGACCTACATGCCCGCTACGGCTCGCCTACATACTTCTACGCCTTCTACCACCACTGCCAGAGCCTCATGAAGCCAGTGTGGTCAGACTCAGCGCACGGAGATGAGGTGCCTTATGTGTTTGGCATCCCTATGGTGGGTCCAACTGACCTGTTCCCCTGTAACTTCTCCCGGAACGACATCATGCTCAGTGCTGTAGTTATGACTTATTGGACCAACTTCGCCAAGAGTGG GGATCCTAACAAGCCAGTGCCACAGGACACCAAGTTCATCCACACTAAGGCCAACCGCTTCGAGGAGGTGGCCTGGTCCAAGTATGACCCCTACGACCAGCTGTACTTGCACATTGGCCTGAAGCCTCGTATCCGTGATCACTACCGCGCCACCAAGGTGGCCTTCTGGAAACACCTGGTGCCCCATCTCTACAACCTCCACGACATGTTCCACTattcctccaccaccaccaaggTCACCCCGCTGGACCCCACCCAATCCAACGGTAAGAGGTCCGGCAGCACCGGCCGGCCTCCAGTATCCACTGCCCACAACGACGGTGAAGGGGGGAGGGAGATGGGTCCTCTGATCATGCCAAACCCGAGAGATTACTCTACAGAGCTCAGCGTCACCATTGCTGTTGGGGCGTCACTGCTGTTCCTCAACGTCCTGGCCTTCGCCGCTCTGTACTACCGCAAGGACAAGCGCAGTCGGCAGGACACGTCCCAGCAGCCCAGTCCCCAGCGTGACAGCAAAGGCAACAACGTGAGCCACACCACCACTATAGACGAGTCCCTGTCGTCCCAGCAGAGGAACCAGTGTGAGGCCCTTCACAATCCTCTTCACGTCTCACCCAGCATGGACTACCCACTCAGCCAGCGCCGCTCCCCTGATGACATCCCTCTGATGACCCCCAACAACATCACCATGATCCCCAATTCCTTGATGGGCCTCTCCAACATGAGTCCATACAGCACCTTCCCTGCTGGTTACAGCTCGGCAGGCCTGCCCAGCACCCACTCTACCACACGGGTATAG